A segment of the Sphingopyxis sp. OAS728 genome:
GTCGACCTTGTCCTCGCGGTCGCGCAGAACCTGTGTGACATCGCCGAGCTCCTTACCGTCCGTTCCCACCAGGTCTGCGTCGATCAGTTGCGCTTCGCTAAGCCCGAGCGCGGCGGGAATCGGACCTGCGACCGTCGCACTGGTCTCGGCTGCTTTCTCGATCTTCTGTTCCGCCGCGTCATTGCTGTCGGAGCAGCCGGCGAGCAGCAAGAGGGAGGCGGAGGCCAGGAGGAAATAGCGCATCGAGGTTCCTTTCGGTGATGCTCGGAAACGCCCTCCCGCCAAAACGGTTGCGAAACTGCGGCGCCGGGCAGCGAGTTTGCGCCCGAGGGCACCGGCCGCCAAGTGGAATAGTGCGCGCGCCGCGGCCGCTCTTTCACCCGGGGGTTGGGCGTGATCCTGCCACCTTAGGCGGATGCCTCTCGCCTTAGTGGGCTGGTTGAGGAGGCGGCGCTGGAGGCAGAGTCACGCCTTTCATCACCAGGCTGGTAGCTCCCAGAATAAGCGCGTCTTCGACCACGCCCGTGGGTTTTTGTCCATAGCGAGCGATGGCCTTCACCCTGAGGTGAAAGGTCACATAAGCTGCGCCGACCGCGCCTGCGACGCCAAGCAATGCGGCAAGTGCGCGTTGCTCGCGCGGTGCAATCGACATGCCGGCAATTGCACCGGTTACGATGCGAGCTGCCATTCCGGCGGCAACCGTCCGGTCGGGCGCCGATTCCATCTTGTCTCCCGCGAGTTCGCCGGCGGCGAGCGCTTTCGTGCCTGCGGCCACGAGCGGGTTGGCAATAATCGCTGGGGCAGCGCTAGCTGCGGGCAGAGTGCCCTTGTGTGCGGCATCGCTCACCGCAGCGAGCGGCGTCATCGATCGCGAGCCTGCGATTGCGCCGAGAAGAAGCGAGCGGAACAAAGTCAATCTCCGTCAATTTGGATTGGCGATTACCGCCGCTGAAGCGCGCCCGCTTTATGACCGGCACGCTTTCCCGCTCCAGTTGCAACAAGATATTCGGGATTTTCGGCGGATGCTGCGACGTGGTGGCCCTTGATCTCGAGCGGCGCGGTGACTTTCTTCACGACCTTGCCTTGCGCCGTGCCGCCATGGCTTTTCCATATGACCTCGTCACCGGCTTTGAACTTGTCTGGCATCTTCAACTCCTGTGGAGAAAGAGCCCATGAGCGCAGTGAAAGTTCCGCGGGATTGTGAACGCTGTCTGCGCATGCGTTGGTCTCGCATGGGTCCGCTCGACAAATTTCATCGCGACGCAGAAACCGAACTTGCCTTTCTTCGCACGCGCGCCGCCGACACTCACGCGGGAAACGTCGTCGTTCCGGCAGACATGGATCGTGAGTAAGCGGTCCGGTTGTTGGAGGGCCTTGCAGCCCGTTTTGCGGCTGAGATGGAGCGAGTGCGGACGGCGATATCCACGCGTCGCACAAACGGGATGCAGCGCCTACAGCGTGATTGAGCCGATACCGTCTTGCAGCGCGGAGGTTGTGACTTGGTCAGCTCAGTTCTGAAAACCGATTTCTTGCAAGTAACGTTTCGACCTACCGGGATTTTTGCACGTCTGGTCACTCGCGGGGTCTTCTAAGGGCCTCTAGCGCGGAAAAAAAAGAAAAAAATATTTAATTTCAACTGTTTGTATGCAGAGTTTGAATCCCTCCTCCGCTACCAACTTGCCAAGTCATTGAAGTCCTGAGCGTGGTTACCGCCATTTGCTTGTGAATCGCGGTTCAATCATCGGCGTTTGGGGTGTCATTGACCGCATCGCGCCTGATGTCGGACATTTAACAAGTGCCAGAATGGCCGAAAGTGGCCGCGTCGTTCGTTATCGAGGTGTCTGCAATCGGCCAAGAGTTGAAAAGACCCCGGGCCTTTAGTCCCGGCAAGCGTCGCTGAGCTAATATTGTTTACCCCCAGCAACCGCGGCGAGCTTACCTCCGCTCGCGTTACTCAAAGTCATCGCAATGCCGAGTTCGCGCCCCCGCGGCCCGAATACCGCGCCCGAAAATGTGCCCGAATAGGGACCGGTGATGTTGCCCGTCACTCTGCTGGATCCCATGTTCACTGTGCCGCTGAACGTCATCACGAGAGGCTGTGCCCCTGCCGGTGCGTTTGGAGCGGGTTGAAACGTCCAGGTGCCGCTGATTGCACCGGTCACCCAATCTACCGTGAGAAGGATGCCCTCCGCTCCCCCGAAAATATATCCCGTGAGGTCGGTCGGCAGCGACCCGCTTGGCAAATTGAACCGGTAAGTTCCAGTCGTTGGCAGATCTGAGGGTACAGTCGTTGTGCCGAAAATCGACGCGTAGTTCCGGGTGACCGAGTTGAGCGCACTATTACCATTGCCCTCGTATGAAGACCAGCTCACAGCCCCCAGATAGCGTGTGTAATCCGCGGTCGCCGGGTTTACGCGGAAGTGGCTTCGGACGAATTCAAAATCTGCGGTCCTATCGGTGGGTATCAGATCCTGAAACAAAGACGAAGTGACGGGCCCATAGCTTCGCTCGTCTGAAAACCACCTCACAATGTAGGTCTTTGTGGAAGCAGTGTAGATAAAGCCAGCGGCGCGGGTCTCTGGCGCGAGGTCCGCCGTATAGACCGACGTCCCTATCGTACCCGCCGGCGCCCCTAAAGGAGGCGCCGTATAGGTGTTGACAACCCGCACTCCCCAGCCGGGATAATCGCGATTTGCCGTAAAATCTGTCGCTTCCAAATAAGTTGGCGACGGTGTCGGGGTTGGAGTGGGGGTGGGCGTGGGAGTCGGAGTGGGCGCCACAACCACGGGCGGAGCGGTCGACCCCGAATTCCCGCTGCCCCCGCAACCACTAAGGCTCAGCACCGCAACAGCAGCAGCGGTTGGTCGCCAGATGCGCATTGTGTCTCTCCCCCTGACACGCCCAACTCATCGGTTATTTTTCAATGATTAAGCGATGGGCCGCAATAGGCAAATATTTTCCTCACCATGGTGTGCGTGGATGTCGCGGTTCGAAAATCCTGTCGACTGTGATGGGCGCCGAGTGGTGCGCGACAACCCGCGGGCTAATGCTCTAACCGCAGGGCGACGAAGTGGAGCTGTAGCCCGCGCGCCCCTCCGCGCGGGATTCTGACGAATGGCAGCTATCTTGGACTGGCGCCCGGAACCTGCCATTCCGCAACCGGCCAGTGACCGCTATCCAAGAGCATCTCGTTTACACCGAGAGGGTCGACTATCGGCTAGGAACCGAAGCACAGATTTCCTTGAGATGCGGAGCTATTCACGTCGGTCACCCAATATTACTTGTTCGATACCGGCCAGCACCACTGCCAGCCCGTCGTCGAACAATTCCTGCTCGCTGCCAACAGTCTGCGACACCATGTTCATTTCGTCCGCCACATCGGCGCTGAAATAGTCCGCCAGCATATCGCGCGCCTGCTCGGTGGAATATTTGCCCGCCGGATTGGCGTTGGCGGACTCTCCCCGGCAGACGGCCCAGTTGCTGACCACGAGATTGGCACGCATGGCGTCGGATTTCTGCCAGCCCAGTTCTTCGAGCCGGGTGAAGGTCAGCCGTAGCAATTGCAGGCCGACACGCCGGACGACGATGTTCGATTCGATGAACCAGCCCGGGTGCGAATACCCTAACTGGTAAAACCAGATGGCCACGTCGGTCAGCACGTCGCGCCAAGTCGCGGCCGCCATGATATCCGGCAGTCCCATCTCGGCAACCGCGCGCTCGGTCAGTGCGTCGAGCAGCACCTGCCGGGCCGGGAAATAATAATAGATGGTCTTCACCGAGATGCCGAGCGCATCGGCGAGCGAAGTGAGCTGTAACTCGGCGGGCTCCCACCGTTCGGCCGCGTCGAGGATCTCGTCGCGCGTCACCTTCGGCGGGCGGCCCATGCGTTTGATGATGGTCTCGGTCATATAGCCCTCTTGACACTTTTTAGAAGTCGGGAAAATAGTATTTTCAGCAGTCGAGAGAAAAGTCGAATTCGGTGCCTCATATCACAGCGGATTCGGCAAGCAGAGGAAAGATCTATGACCGAGACGATGGATGCCGCCGTGCCGGACGATTATCGCTGGCTGGAGGAGGATGCGGACGCTGCGGTGATTGCATGGCAGACGAAAGCGAACGACACGACGGTGGCCGAACTCGCCGCGTCCCCCAACGCCGCGCGCGTTGCCGCCGCGGTGAATGCGACGTTCGAGGACCTCTTCGCCGCGACCGCGCCCGAACGTTTCGGCGATAGCTGGTTCCGCAAGGTCCAGGTCGAAGGCCGCCCCAATCTGGTGCTGACGGTTTCGCCCAGCCCGACCGAAGCGGGCCGCGTGCTTGTCGACCCGAGCGATCATGGCCCGGCCGCGACGATCACCATCTGCCATCCCTCGCCGGACGGGACGCTGCTGTTCGTCGGCATCAGCGTCGATCAGGCGGTCGCCTATCGCGTCCTGAGCGTCGCGGACGGCAACGTCGTGCGCGAATTTCCGTCGATCGCCGGTTATGCGCTGGGCGCGTGGGCGCACGACAACAGCGGCTTCTTTTATTCGGTCCTCGGCATGAAGACGCTCGCCGACGGTCAGGTCGCGCCGCAATATGACGTCTGGTGGCAGCCGCTGTCGGGCGAGGCCGAATTGCAGCCTACCGAGCTCGACTTTCCCTTCGGCTGGCCGGTGATGTCGGCCGATGGCCGCTGGGTGTCGGTGCTGGCCAACCAGACCGCGCCGCGCCCGCGCTGGATCAAACGTACGGACGGCGGCAACTGGATCCGCGTGCTGGCGGAGGACGGCGGCCCGGCCGGTTCGATGTACAAGGGGCGGTTTGTTGGCGACGAATATTGGGCGATCACCGATGATGTTTCAGGCTGGTGCCGGCTGGTCGCGATCCCCGCCGACAGCTTCGACGATCGCGCCAAATGGCGCGAATTGATCGCAGCCCGCGAGGAGCTCAAGCTGGTCTCGATCACCCTGTGCGGCAAATATGTCGCGCTCACCACCATCGAGGGCGGTGTGATGCGGCTCAAGTCGCTCGACCTGCAGGGCCGCGACCTCGGCTATCTGCCGCTTCCCGATGACGGTGCCTTCGGGCTGATGGGGTTTGGCTTTATCGCCGCGATCATGTCCGATGTCGTCGGTCCCGACGGCGATTCCTGTGTGTTCCTTCACAGCAGCCTGACCTCCGGCTGCGGCGTTTACCGTGCTGACCTTCGCGAGTTGACGGTCGAAGAGTTGGAGGCGTCAGCGCATCCGCTGAGCGATCGTGAACTGGAGCGCCTGAGCGCGACCGGCCCGAACGGCCCTGTCACCTATTGGGTGCTGCGCAAGCGGTCGACCCCGCTCGACGGCAGCGCGCCGACGATCGTCACCGGCTATGGCGGCTTTAACGCGCCCTGGATCCCCAGCTATTCGGCGATGGGCGCGGCGTGGACCGAGCTGGGCGGCCTGTGGGTCCATACCCAGCTACGCGGCGGCGGCGAGCGTGACACCGAATTCTGGAATCAGGGCCGGATGCACCGCAAGCAGGGCACGTTCGACGATATGTTCGCGGTGATCGAGGATCTCCATGCGCGCGGTTTCGCGACGCCCGAACGCACCGGCGTGATCGGTTCGTCCAACGGCGGCCTGTTGACCTGCGCGGTGTTCACCCAGCGTCCCGACCTGATCGGCGCCGCGGTGGCGCAGGTGCCGGTGTGCGATCTGGTCAACCTTGCCCGCGATCCGGTGCCGCTGAATATCGTGAAGGCCGATTATGGCGACCCGGCGATTGCCGAGGATGCGGCGGCGATGCGCGCCTATTCGCCCGTCCACCGGGTCCGTACCGGGACGCATTATCCGGCCCTGCTGTGCGATGCGGGGGCCGCCGACACGACCTGCCCGCCGTGGCATGCGCGTAAGATGATCGCGGCGGCGGAAGCCGCGAACAGCTCCGATCGCCGTATCCGCCTGCGCGTGCGCGAAGGCGCTGGACACAATACGATGACACGCGAACTGTTCATCGAGCGAGATGTGGAGGAGCTCACCTTCTTTTACGATGAACTGAGCTGAGGTTCGGAAAGCAGCGGGAAGCGGGCGCCACCCGGCGCCGATGTCAGAGAAGCGGGAGTGAAATATTGAATGCAGCACCATCGGCATAGGATTCATCCAGAGCGATTGTTCCGCCGTGCGCGTCGATGATGGCCTTACTGATCGCGAGTCCAAGTCCGGTGCCGACATGGCCTGCCTGGTGAACGCCTTCCTCCTGTGCGAAGCGCGTGAACATGCGTTGACGGAATTCCGGCCCGATTCCCGGTCCTTCGTCTACGACGCGAACCACGGCGAAATCATCTCGTCGCTCAAGACGGATCCGAACGGTAGAGCCGGACGGAGAGAATTTGCAGGCGTTCGAGATCAAATTGGAAATGACCTGATTAAACCGCGCATAATCAATCGATGCCATGAGCGCTCTGGGCGGCGCGTTCAATTCAGCGCAACGCCATGGCGCTGCGCAAACGGTTCATTCTGCTCGACCGCCTCGGCCAGCAGCTGGGCAATGTCTTCGACCGCAAAGGTGAAATTCATGCGGCCCGAATGCAATTTGTCCATGTCGAGCAGATCGTTCACGAGACCGGTCAGGCGCTCGGCATTCCGTAAGGCGATGGTGGCAAGCCGTGCGGCTTTGGGAGCGACTTCGCCCGCTGCACCGGCCGTGATCAGGCCCAGTGAACCCGCGATCGCGGTGAGCGGTGTCCGCAGCTCGTGGCTCACCGTCGAAACCAGTTCGTCCTTGAGGCGGGCAATTTGCCGTTCGGTCGTGACGTCGCGAACGGTTGCGATAAATCGTCCGTCGACGAGCGTCCTGCGCCGGAATTCGATCGTCGTTCCATCGGCGCGTACGATGTCGAGGTGGCGGCTTTCCGAGCTTTGGATCGAGGCCATCATCGCGGCAACGATGTCTGAAGGGTCGCCCGGGCCAAGGTCTCCTCTTGCGGCCACGGGATATACGAGCTCTGCGGCTGTGGCCCTTTCGCGTACCGCCCCTGCGGGGTAGCCCAGCAACCTGGTGAAATCCTCGTTCCAGAGCATCAGCCTGAGATCGGCGTCGAACAGGCCGACCCCCTCGCTGACATTTTCGACGGTCAGCTTCAATAGCTCGCGCTCATTGTCGAGTTGGTGTCGATGATCCTTAGACGCAAACCGCTCGACGCGCAGCTCGACAAGATCGACGACCGTACACGCGAGATCGGCGAGCCGTTTGCGGTCCTCCAGGCTGAACTGCCGCGGCTTCGTGTCGCCGATGCACAGTGTTCCAACCGCACGGTTGTCGACCCGCAGCGGTGCGCCCGCGTAGAAACGAAGATAGGGTGGCCCTGTCACAAGCGGATTATGCGCGAACCGGGGATCTTCCATCGCGTCCGGTACGACCGTCACGTCGCTGTCGAGGATGGCAAAGGCGCAGAAGGCGATGTCGCGCGGTGTGCCCGACACATCGAGCCCGCATGCGCCGCGAAAACACTGCATTTCGGAACCGACGATCGACACGAGGGAAACCGGCACCTCGAACAGGCTTGCGGTCAGCCGGGCTATGCGGTCGAAGGCGGCCTCGCGCCCGATCCCCGATAATTTATAGCGCTCGATTGCCGCCAGCCGCAGCGCCTCGTCGCCGGGTATTTTCGCGATGATGTCGTATCGGGACATCGACCTTCTCGTCCGTGAACAATATCTTATGCTCGAAACAACAAGGCAACACGGGGCGCGGTTCCACAAAACCATGATTGACCCAAACATGTCCCGCACCGGCACTGAAATCGACGAAATTTGCCGCACGCGGACTCATTGCATTGTTCTGATCGCATCCCGCGGTTGCGGATGTTTTTTGAAGAGCGGCTTCATCTAGTCATTTCTCTTCGCGCACGATCACGGTCAATTACGAACGTCCGCATGTCTGGGTTTGCCGCTTAGGAACTGCCCGTCCACCGTCGGCCATCAGCGTTCATTTGCCCATGTCTTGTTCGAGAATGGCTGATGCGCTGACGAGACCCGATGCGGCGGGCTTAAACTGAATTCTGCGTTGGCGAAGCGAGTTGGCCTGAGACTTAGTGGCAAAATGCTGATGGGCCCAGCGCCATTGCCGGAGGTAGCGCGATGATTTTCGGTTCATTTTCCTAAAGATCTGGATATTCGTCCCGTTACCTGATCGAGCAAGAAACGGGGGGCGATGTGCGAAACGCAAGTTTATCGGGATTTGTAACCGCCAGCTGCGTGGCCTTGTTGGTTGCACAGGCATCCGTCGCGGGTCCGCCTCGGGCCAGCTTGGCGATCGGTGCGACGGTGGTGTCGCCATGTTCTGTCAATTCGACCGGGAACGCTTCGGCGAAAGGCGATCAACCTGTCTCCATAGCCTGCGCCAATTCCCGCAGGGCAGAAGTTCGGACGCCGATCCCGGGGAAAACCAGCGATCCGACGCCTGACTCGCCGGATCCGGCCGCTGTCGACAAGATGAGCGATCTGCGTGTCGTCGAGGTGTTTTTCTGAATCCAGACGCAGTCGATCTTTCGAATAGGGTTAACAGAAGCTGATTGATGTGAGGCCGACTGTGCATCGTACAGGTCGGAAAAAAAACGACATATTTGCTTTATCTAATGCTTCGTGCCAGTTTGGATCTGAGGGTAACCGGGGTGAGGGACAACCGTAAAGGAGGTCCCGATGTCGTGCCGCAACCATATTCCCATATTCGCCCTTGTTTGCGGTGGAATGCTGGCGACCCAGCCGGCAATGGCCCAGACTGCCACGACCACCTTTCCCGTTACGGCG
Coding sequences within it:
- a CDS encoding PRC-barrel domain-containing protein; this translates as MRYFLLASASLLLLAGCSDSNDAAEQKIEKAAETSATVAGPIPAALGLSEAQLIDADLVGTDGKELGDVTQVLRDREDKVDRLLVELDGPGEHYVNVPILGLKPVVDGDDTNLQTTLTKARLDALPEVKLTPP
- a CDS encoding DUF4126 domain-containing protein — protein: MTPLAAVSDAAHKGTLPAASAAPAIIANPLVAAGTKALAAGELAGDKMESAPDRTVAAGMAARIVTGAIAGMSIAPREQRALAALLGVAGAVGAAYVTFHLRVKAIARYGQKPTGVVEDALILGATSLVMKGVTLPPAPPPQPAH
- a CDS encoding DUF2945 domain-containing protein, yielding MPDKFKAGDEVIWKSHGGTAQGKVVKKVTAPLEIKGHHVAASAENPEYLVATGAGKRAGHKAGALQRR
- a CDS encoding TetR/AcrR family transcriptional regulator codes for the protein MTETIIKRMGRPPKVTRDEILDAAERWEPAELQLTSLADALGISVKTIYYYFPARQVLLDALTERAVAEMGLPDIMAAATWRDVLTDVAIWFYQLGYSHPGWFIESNIVVRRVGLQLLRLTFTRLEELGWQKSDAMRANLVVSNWAVCRGESANANPAGKYSTEQARDMLADYFSADVADEMNMVSQTVGSEQELFDDGLAVVLAGIEQVILGDRRE
- a CDS encoding prolyl oligopeptidase family serine peptidase — protein: MTETMDAAVPDDYRWLEEDADAAVIAWQTKANDTTVAELAASPNAARVAAAVNATFEDLFAATAPERFGDSWFRKVQVEGRPNLVLTVSPSPTEAGRVLVDPSDHGPAATITICHPSPDGTLLFVGISVDQAVAYRVLSVADGNVVREFPSIAGYALGAWAHDNSGFFYSVLGMKTLADGQVAPQYDVWWQPLSGEAELQPTELDFPFGWPVMSADGRWVSVLANQTAPRPRWIKRTDGGNWIRVLAEDGGPAGSMYKGRFVGDEYWAITDDVSGWCRLVAIPADSFDDRAKWRELIAAREELKLVSITLCGKYVALTTIEGGVMRLKSLDLQGRDLGYLPLPDDGAFGLMGFGFIAAIMSDVVGPDGDSCVFLHSSLTSGCGVYRADLRELTVEELEASAHPLSDRELERLSATGPNGPVTYWVLRKRSTPLDGSAPTIVTGYGGFNAPWIPSYSAMGAAWTELGGLWVHTQLRGGGERDTEFWNQGRMHRKQGTFDDMFAVIEDLHARGFATPERTGVIGSSNGGLLTCAVFTQRPDLIGAAVAQVPVCDLVNLARDPVPLNIVKADYGDPAIAEDAAAMRAYSPVHRVRTGTHYPALLCDAGAADTTCPPWHARKMIAAAEAANSSDRRIRLRVREGAGHNTMTRELFIERDVEELTFFYDELS
- a CDS encoding sensor histidine kinase, translating into MASIDYARFNQVISNLISNACKFSPSGSTVRIRLERRDDFAVVRVVDEGPGIGPEFRQRMFTRFAQEEGVHQAGHVGTGLGLAISKAIIDAHGGTIALDESYADGAAFNISLPLL
- a CDS encoding PAS-domain containing protein — translated: MSRYDIIAKIPGDEALRLAAIERYKLSGIGREAAFDRIARLTASLFEVPVSLVSIVGSEMQCFRGACGLDVSGTPRDIAFCAFAILDSDVTVVPDAMEDPRFAHNPLVTGPPYLRFYAGAPLRVDNRAVGTLCIGDTKPRQFSLEDRKRLADLACTVVDLVELRVERFASKDHRHQLDNERELLKLTVENVSEGVGLFDADLRLMLWNEDFTRLLGYPAGAVRERATAAELVYPVAARGDLGPGDPSDIVAAMMASIQSSESRHLDIVRADGTTIEFRRRTLVDGRFIATVRDVTTERQIARLKDELVSTVSHELRTPLTAIAGSLGLITAGAAGEVAPKAARLATIALRNAERLTGLVNDLLDMDKLHSGRMNFTFAVEDIAQLLAEAVEQNEPFAQRHGVALN